The following coding sequences lie in one Cannabis sativa cultivar Pink pepper isolate KNU-18-1 chromosome 5, ASM2916894v1, whole genome shotgun sequence genomic window:
- the LOC115717684 gene encoding uncharacterized protein LOC115717684, with protein MTPKNEKEMRDNVCMDIGRCFSENALPFHLAKSPSFINMCPSIGNYGSGLKPKSMYELRTLILKEEIKTTDTIVEDIKKRWPSTGVSIMSDGWSDETLFKMLDDVIEEIGEHLVVQVVTNNASAYKGVGTLLMEKRKHLFWTPCAAHCVDLMLEKTGELPQHATALTEAKKLSKYIYNHQLVLDMMIKFAKRDIVRPTATRFATAFLTLQSIYQVRQPLEAMFTSKVWIECPWATKSD; from the exons ATGACTCCCAAAAATGAGAAAGAAATGCGTGATAATGTTTGCATGGACATTGGGAGGTGTTTCTCTGAGAATGCTTTGCCTTTTCATTTGGCTAAGAGTCCATCCTTTATCAATATGTGTCCCTCGATTGGAAATTATGGTAGCGGATTGAAACCTAAGAGTATGTATGAGCTTAGGACTTTGATATTGAAGGAGGAGATAAAGACTACCGACACAATAGTTGAGGATATTAAAAAGAGATGGCCATCAACGGGAGTTTCAATAATGTCAGATGGATGGTCCGACG aaacattgtttaaaatgttggATGACGTTATTGAAGAAATTGGAGAACATCTTGTTGTTCAAGTGGTTACTAATAATGCTAGTGCCTACAAAGGGGTAGGTACATTATTGATGGAGAAAAGAAAGCATCTCTTTTGGACTCCATGTGCTGCACACTGTGTTGATTTGATGCTTGAAAAAACTGGAGAGTTGCCACAACATGCAACTGCTTTGACTGAAGCAAAAAAATTGAGcaagtatatttacaatcaTCAATTGGTCCTAGACATGATGATAAAATTTGCTAAAAGAGACATTGTAAGACCTACTGCCACTAGATTTGCAACTGCATTTCTTACACTACAAAGCATTTATCAAGTGAGGCAACCTTTGGAGGCTATGTTTACTTCTAAAGTGTGGATAGAGTGTCCTTGGGCAACTAAATCAGATTGA
- the LOC115716795 gene encoding violaxanthin de-epoxidase, chloroplastic has protein sequence MAARSICLSIKDDSFGSACVRSGLGNSFQVHQKKALHFRVVVKLWPTSEKPRYLLLRTSGRDFCGLSSKWSRVLFRRREEISSSFSMSNANKDEMRQVMNSLIENVSHGLKGWSHLHLMKVIGLLACTFMLIPSANAVDALKTCTCLLKECRVELAKCIANPSCAANVACLQTCNNRPDETECQIKCGDLFENSVVDEFNECAVSRKKCVPRKSDVGEFPVPDPAVLVKSFDIAKFDGKWFISSGLNPTFDAFDCQLHEFHKESNKLVGNLTWRIKTPDGGFFTRTATQRFVQDPQQPGILYNHDNEYLHYQDDWYILSSKIENTPDDYIFVYYRGRNDAWDGYGGAFIYTRSSTLPESIVPELEKAAKSVGRDFSTFIKTDNTCGPEPPLVERLEKKIEEGERTIVEEVEQIEGEVEKVGRTEMTLFQRLAEGLKLLQQDEENFLKNLSKEETELLEQLKMEANEVENLFGQALPIRKLR, from the exons ATGGCTGCTCGTTCTATATGTTTATCTATCAAAGATGACAGTTTTGGTAGTGCTTGTGTGAGGTCTGGTTTAGGAAATAGTTTCCAAGTTCACCAGAAAAAGGCACTTCACTTTCGTGTTGTTGTGAAGCTCTGGCCGACTAGTGAAAAGCCCCGATACTTGCTTTTGAGAACTTCTGGTAGAGACTTTTGTGGTCTGAGTTCAAAATGGTCAAGGGTTTTATTTCGCAGAAGAGAGGAGATTTCTTCATCATTTTCTATGAGTAATGCTAATAAAGATGAG ATGAGACAAGTGATGAATTCTCTGATTGAAAATGTATCACATGGTCTTAAAGGATGGAGCCACTTACATTTGATGAAAGTAATTGGTTTGTTGGCATGCACTTTCATGCTCATTCCTTCAGCCAATGCTGTTGATGCTCTCAAAACATGTACTTGCTTATTGAAGGAATGCAG GGTAGAACTTGCAAAGTGCATTGCAAACCCATCTTGCGCTGCCAATGTTGCTTGTCTTCAAACTTGCAATAATAGACCTGATGAGACTGAATGCCAG ATTAAATGTGGTGACTTGTTCGAAAACAGTGTTGTAGATGAATTCAACGAATGTGCTGTGTCACGAAAGAAGTGTGTGCCTAGGAAATCTGATGTTGGAGAATTTCCTGTTCCTGATCCTGCTGTTCTCGTTAAAAGCTTTGATATTGCAAAGTTTGATGGAAAGTGGTTCATTTCAAGTGGCTTAAATCCTACCTTTGATGCTTTTGATTGCCAATTGCATGAATTCCACAAAGAATCCAACAAACTTGTTGGGAATTTAACTTGGAGAATAAAAACTCCAGATGGCGGCTTCTTCACTCGAACGGCTACACAGAGATTTGTTCAAGATCCACAGCAGCCTGGAATACTATACAACCATGACAATGAGTACCTTCACTATCAAGATGATTG GTACATTCTATCATCCAAGATAGAAAATACACCAGATGATTACATATTTGTATACTACCGCGGCAGGAATGATGCTTGGGATGGCTATGGTGGTGCTTTTATATATACAAGGAGTTCAACATTACCAGAAAGTATTGTTCCTGAACTTGAAAAAGCAGCAAAGAGTGTTGGCCGGGACTTCAGCACATTTATCAAAACGGATAATACTTGTGGACCTGAACCTCCTCTAGTAGAGAGGCTAGAGAAGAAGATAGAAGAAGGCGAAAGGACAATTGTAGAGGAAGTTGAGCAAATAGAAGGGGAAGTAGAGAAGGTGGGAAGAACCGAAATGACATTATTTCAAAGGTTAGCTGAGGGTCTTAAATTGCTTCAACAAGATGAAGagaatttcttaaaaaatcTAAGCAAAGAAGAGACTGAATTATTAGAACAGCTGAAAATGGAAGCAAATGAAGTAGAAAATCTTTTCGGACAAGCACTGCCTATAAGGAAGCTCAGATAG
- the LOC133038195 gene encoding uncharacterized protein LOC133038195, translating into MRAQDEQATFKVFHPIRAPDSIGECLAIGDINPNMVEESKLKNSKNVRKKILLKEKPKDHEPQESKDKTSFDPKKPPKKKTKKKKLSRKIWSQMFEVGQQVIFANSLTKATHGRLDSRCDGSFLVVRVYPDGVVELRDALSKRKFLVKSQGVKFGGGEVNQAKTSITLKEA; encoded by the coding sequence ATGAGAGCTCAAGATGAGCAAGCCACATTCAAGGTTTTTCATCCCATACGTGCTCCGGATTCAATAGGAGAATGCTTAGCAATTGGAGATATTAATCCTAACATGGTTGAAGAgtctaaattaaaaaatagtaagaaTGTGAGAAAGAAGATTCTCCTTAAAGAAAAACCTAAGGATCACGAGCCGCAAGAAAGCaaagacaaaacatcatttGACCCTAAAAAACCACCCAAAAAGAAGACAAAGAAAAAGAAGCTTAGTAGAAAAATTTGGTCTCAAATGTTTGAAGTTGGGCAACAAGTGATTTTCGCCAACTCTTTAACGAAGGCTACTCATGGACGACTAGATTCAAGGTGTGATGGATCTTTCTTGGTGGTGAGAGTATATCCCGATGGGGTGGTGGAACTACGTGATGCACTTTCAAAAAGAAAATTCTTGGTGAAAAGCCAAGGAGTGAAGTTTGGGGGTGGTGAGGTCAACCAAGCAAAGACCTCCATCACTTTGAAAGAAGCTTGA
- the LOC115717683 gene encoding uncharacterized protein LOC115717683, translated as MKKKPTISAAEIPPVVTASSQHSASEKSLQKPTPPFPQRFKKQQVVGQFGRFLDVLKQLHINIPLVEALEQMPTYLKSGQLYNSNFYWGRDVGRALCDLGASINLMPMSIFKKLGIGEARPTTVTLQLVDRSMAHPDGKIEDVLVKVDKFIFPADFIILDYEEDREILIILGRPFLATGRTFIDVEK; from the exons atgaagaaaaaaccaACAATTTCAGCTGCTGAAATTCCCCCAGTAGTTACAGCATCCAGTCAGCATTCTGCTTCAGAAAAGTCTTTGCAAAAGCCAACTCCACCGTTTCCTCAACGGTTCAAGAAGCAACAAGTCGTTGGTCAATTCGGGagatttcttgatgttctaAAGCAGCTCCACATCAATATACCATTAGTGGAAGCTTTGGAGCAAATGCCAACTTATCTGAA ATCCGGGCAGCTTTACAATTCTAATTTCTATTGGGGTCGAGATGTTGGAAGAGCTCTTTGTGATTTGGGAGCTAGTATTAATCTCATGCCCATGTCTATTTTCAAGAAGTtgggaattggagaagcaaggccAACCACCGTCACTTTGCAATTAGTGGATCGTTCTATGGCCCATCCGGATGGAAAAATTGAAGATGTTTTGGTAAAAGTTGATAAGTTCATTTTTCCGGCCGACTTCATTATTCTTGACTATGAGGAAGATAGggaaattctaattattttaggGAGGCCATTTCTTGCTACGGGAAGGACTTTCATAgatgttgaaaaatga